One genomic window of Halorhabdus sp. CBA1104 includes the following:
- a CDS encoding Eco57I restriction-modification methylase domain-containing protein: MSTDCDLYLGEGSNGLEIVVTERDDRPQKSWLQRLYTDRRNQRINPILVVVLRDGGQTVDIIGPAGEDPDVKRDLEPSQVERICESALDRPDHHAAQRFLSAVLAQIDEELVGLRNQGLLSTHELKSGVPDRDDWEDAVGQAEGLLDEEGRDLVEGLGYEVDRLQDHSYILKDTTEGRQQAVAVFLNEDESFDHAQDRFTGQTPVSYALSEADKENLDYVIASSESRLRLYTTNPDAGFGSRGRTDTFVEVNTDLLTDDNAGYLSLLFSSGALQDEGSLHEIMADSKDYAAELGRRLRERIYDDVIPDLAEAIADARDLEDPTKDELDETYRMALIKLYRLLFIAYAEDEGFLPRHNPRYERRSLKAKAHELHDLREEGVEFDDQATHWDDVMELSRAIHDGHSEWSLPEYNGRLLSSDEDISEAGAKLAEIELTDEQFGPVLANLLIDESEADDIEGPVDFRNIGVREFGVIYEGLLESELSVAEQDLTVDDEGHYTPVDPTGQQELGENDSDVVVEEGEVYLHGQSGERKATGTYYTKTRFVEHLLDHSLEPALDDHLERLDRLREEEGRTAAANAFFDFRVSDIAMGSGHFLVGAVDRIENRLMKYLTRDDVHLPQVEEELDRLREAAEDAFESSEEMPEVERSQLLRRQVARRCIYGVDVNDLSTELARLSLWVHTFVPGLPLAFLDYNLTTGDSLAGIGTLDEVSDILDVDQTNLGMFMGGSSVMNDIEDAIDDLGSFADADAQQVAEARETRERIQDQLEETRAAFDILAASRIDDEIDPEVVNDDGVDLLESEEYEIAQDVLAATNPLHFPTAFPEVFNGENPGFDALLGNPPWDESTLEDKEFWARYIPGFQGKSEQKQEEAKQRLLERRPGLEAELKREKNEKRQRSTILKNGPYDGNSSGGSAPEMYIAFSWRFKHLAGDRGHVGIIVPRGAFSGDNTSDFREELFDTTTIDDLTFLVNTNEWVFEGIHGQMTISLASYHNSEEPGEKLPLRGPYYNEEEYEEGMQGDPHYFSIEDIRSWTTSSVVPLPPSDEASEAFEQLVSHPKFSYDGGDWKPVPVTPLKLAPYEDEELDDGTTLLHRSDHPPEEDFLPVLGGKAFDFWSVDVSKATVWTDPDMIFDYLQEKRENSYRIGSRSPFSEMPEDWVHDKSTLPCYSARVVFRDSTNKTNTRTVLPALAPPNVILLDTAPYLIWPRGDEKDQAFLMGIMGSIPFDWCARRFVENHVSFYLLNGLPVPRPERDSRLWSRMVELSGTLASTDERFQEWADAVGVSCTAHSKDEREEMMQEIDALSAHLYGLSRENLQVVFETFHENWDHEPRMNAVLEHYDEWADRVESEE; this comes from the coding sequence GTGAGTACCGACTGTGACCTTTATCTTGGAGAAGGATCCAACGGCCTCGAAATCGTCGTCACGGAACGTGACGATCGGCCCCAGAAGAGCTGGCTTCAGCGACTCTACACCGACCGTCGGAACCAGCGCATCAACCCGATCCTGGTCGTCGTGCTTCGAGATGGCGGCCAAACAGTCGACATCATCGGCCCTGCGGGCGAGGATCCTGACGTCAAGCGTGATCTCGAGCCCTCGCAGGTCGAGAGGATCTGTGAATCTGCACTCGATCGACCTGACCACCACGCTGCACAGCGCTTCCTCAGCGCCGTCTTAGCCCAGATCGATGAAGAACTAGTCGGTCTTCGCAATCAGGGGCTTCTCTCGACACACGAGTTGAAAAGCGGCGTTCCTGACCGGGATGATTGGGAGGACGCAGTCGGTCAAGCTGAAGGGTTGCTGGACGAGGAAGGACGCGACTTGGTTGAGGGGCTGGGTTACGAGGTCGATCGTCTTCAGGACCACAGCTACATCCTCAAGGACACAACTGAGGGTCGGCAACAAGCGGTTGCGGTCTTCCTGAACGAGGACGAGTCATTCGACCACGCTCAGGACCGATTCACTGGTCAGACCCCCGTATCCTACGCACTCAGTGAAGCGGACAAGGAGAATCTTGACTACGTCATCGCCAGTTCAGAGAGCCGTCTGCGACTGTATACGACGAACCCCGATGCAGGGTTCGGTTCTCGTGGTCGAACAGACACCTTTGTTGAGGTTAACACTGACCTTCTCACTGACGACAACGCCGGGTACCTATCACTGCTGTTCTCGTCGGGCGCTCTCCAAGACGAGGGGTCGCTCCACGAGATCATGGCCGACTCGAAGGATTACGCTGCCGAGTTGGGTCGACGTCTTCGTGAGCGAATCTACGACGACGTCATTCCCGACCTTGCAGAAGCCATCGCTGACGCCCGCGATCTCGAGGATCCCACGAAGGACGAGCTGGACGAGACCTACCGGATGGCGCTGATCAAGCTCTACCGGCTTCTATTCATCGCGTACGCTGAAGACGAAGGCTTCCTCCCGCGACACAATCCTCGGTACGAGCGCCGTTCACTGAAGGCGAAAGCCCACGAACTTCACGACCTTCGAGAAGAGGGGGTTGAGTTCGATGACCAGGCGACCCACTGGGACGACGTGATGGAACTCTCCCGAGCGATTCACGACGGGCATTCCGAGTGGAGTCTGCCCGAGTACAACGGGCGGCTGCTCTCCTCTGACGAGGACATCTCGGAAGCGGGGGCTAAGCTGGCAGAAATCGAACTGACTGACGAGCAATTCGGCCCAGTCTTGGCGAATCTGCTCATCGACGAGTCCGAGGCCGACGACATCGAGGGTCCGGTTGACTTCCGGAACATCGGCGTCCGGGAGTTCGGCGTTATCTACGAGGGACTGCTCGAGTCTGAACTCTCGGTCGCTGAGCAGGACCTGACCGTCGACGACGAAGGACACTACACGCCGGTCGACCCGACAGGCCAGCAAGAGTTAGGTGAGAACGATTCAGACGTCGTCGTCGAGGAGGGCGAAGTATACCTCCACGGCCAGTCCGGTGAGCGGAAAGCCACAGGGACGTACTACACGAAGACTCGGTTTGTCGAACATCTTCTTGACCACTCACTCGAACCTGCGCTGGACGACCACCTCGAACGGCTTGACCGCCTGCGTGAAGAGGAAGGCCGTACAGCGGCGGCGAACGCGTTCTTCGATTTCCGTGTCTCCGACATTGCGATGGGATCGGGACACTTCCTCGTCGGCGCTGTCGACCGCATCGAGAACCGCCTAATGAAGTACCTCACTCGGGACGATGTCCACCTCCCACAGGTCGAAGAAGAGCTCGACCGCCTGCGCGAGGCCGCCGAGGACGCCTTCGAGAGCAGCGAAGAGATGCCCGAAGTCGAGCGCAGCCAACTCCTTCGGCGGCAAGTCGCCCGCCGGTGTATCTACGGTGTCGACGTGAACGACCTCTCGACAGAACTGGCGCGCCTCTCGCTGTGGGTGCACACGTTCGTTCCGGGGCTCCCGCTGGCGTTCCTCGACTACAACCTCACCACGGGTGACTCGCTGGCAGGCATCGGCACGTTGGACGAGGTGAGCGACATCCTTGACGTCGATCAGACGAACCTCGGGATGTTCATGGGCGGCTCCAGCGTGATGAACGACATCGAGGACGCCATCGACGATCTGGGGAGCTTCGCGGACGCTGACGCCCAGCAGGTCGCCGAGGCCCGGGAAACGCGCGAAAGGATTCAGGACCAGCTTGAGGAGACCCGAGCAGCATTCGACATTCTGGCAGCCTCACGAATTGACGATGAAATCGATCCCGAAGTGGTCAACGACGACGGGGTGGATCTGCTGGAGTCGGAAGAGTACGAGATTGCACAGGATGTATTGGCAGCGACTAACCCGCTACACTTCCCGACGGCGTTTCCCGAAGTATTTAACGGTGAGAACCCCGGGTTCGACGCCCTCCTCGGGAATCCACCGTGGGATGAATCTACCTTGGAAGACAAGGAGTTCTGGGCCAGGTATATCCCCGGTTTTCAGGGCAAGTCCGAACAGAAACAGGAAGAGGCAAAACAAAGACTGTTGGAACGACGGCCAGGACTGGAAGCAGAACTCAAGCGGGAGAAGAATGAGAAAAGACAGAGAAGTACCATTCTGAAGAACGGTCCGTATGACGGTAATAGTTCGGGCGGTTCTGCCCCAGAGATGTACATCGCTTTCTCGTGGAGATTCAAGCATCTTGCTGGGGATCGAGGGCATGTTGGTATTATCGTCCCTCGAGGAGCGTTTTCCGGGGACAACACTTCTGACTTCAGGGAGGAGCTTTTCGACACCACCACGATAGACGACCTGACCTTCCTAGTCAATACCAACGAGTGGGTTTTCGAGGGGATTCATGGTCAGATGACTATTTCCCTGGCATCTTATCACAACTCTGAGGAGCCGGGTGAGAAACTGCCCCTTCGGGGACCATATTACAACGAAGAAGAGTACGAGGAAGGAATGCAGGGGGACCCCCACTACTTCAGTATAGAGGACATTCGAAGCTGGACCACTTCTTCAGTTGTCCCACTCCCGCCGAGCGACGAGGCAAGTGAAGCGTTTGAACAGCTAGTTTCACACCCCAAGTTTAGCTACGACGGCGGTGACTGGAAGCCAGTTCCTGTTACCCCCCTTAAGCTCGCTCCATACGAGGACGAGGAATTGGACGACGGTACTACGCTTCTTCACCGTTCAGACCATCCGCCGGAAGAGGATTTCCTACCAGTATTGGGTGGAAAGGCGTTTGATTTCTGGTCAGTTGATGTGTCTAAGGCAACTGTCTGGACTGACCCTGATATGATATTTGACTATCTTCAGGAGAAACGGGAAAACTCGTACCGTATTGGCAGTCGCTCTCCCTTCTCAGAGATGCCCGAGGACTGGGTTCACGACAAATCGACACTCCCTTGCTACAGTGCTCGTGTCGTTTTCCGCGATTCTACTAACAAAACCAATACAAGAACTGTGTTGCCGGCGCTTGCCCCACCTAATGTGATTTTGCTTGATACGGCCCCATATCTGATTTGGCCACGAGGCGATGAGAAAGATCAGGCGTTCCTGATGGGGATTATGGGGTCTATCCCCTTCGACTGGTGCGCGAGACGGTTTGTTGAAAACCACGTGAGCTTCTACCTTCTCAACGGGTTACCGGTCCCGCGGCCAGAACGTGACAGCCGTTTGTGGTCTCGGATGGTGGAACTGTCCGGAACCCTTGCGTCAACCGATGAGCGGTTTCAGGAGTGGGCTGACGCAGTCGGGGTCTCCTGTACTGCTCACAGCAAAGATGAGCGTGAGGAGATGATGCAAGAGATCGACGCGCTCTCAGCGCATCTCTACGGCCTCAGCCGTGAGAACCTCCAGGTCGTCTTTGAGACGTTCCACGAAAACTGGGATCACGAGCCCCGGATGAACGCAGTGCTGGAGCACTACGACGAGTGGGCCGATCGAGTGGAGAGTGAAGAATGA
- a CDS encoding DNA repair exonuclease encodes MSVRFLHTADLHLGSQLKTQHRQATETVDTLSSAIYTAVERLFDTAIEEDVDFVVIAGDLYDEDSRSVKANTFLKEQFDRLADQGIPAYVSYGNHDPVGSATDYVDLPENVYEFDHEGPQEFHYPDEESPAARIWGQSYRDRHESRSMYRRFTPADERVPNIGVLHTGLNPDGRQYVPVARSDLESKDEIHYWALGHIHDPRIHENEQPVAYSGVPQGRQITEPGLGGGYLVELDADGDYEIEFVPTSPVVWQTVEVDVGDEDIASIPDIERRIEQTLEDFSVPTDLFDGTSVTLRDPDWGIDGYVCRWELTGNGPVHETLSNDEDALHELTRRLRDGLTSRKPFVWTEAVRNSTGPPIPSIDELRGDDRVIDEYLALVDELNGEEAREHFRDQVGMAWESVDDHEDGRPDELPLTDDRLDELIERAQERVLEELALRRAT; translated from the coding sequence ATGAGTGTCCGGTTCCTCCATACTGCGGACCTCCACCTCGGAAGTCAGCTCAAAACACAGCATCGACAGGCCACCGAAACGGTGGACACGCTCAGTTCGGCTATCTATACGGCTGTCGAACGACTCTTCGATACGGCGATTGAGGAAGACGTCGATTTCGTGGTTATCGCGGGTGATCTCTACGACGAAGACTCACGGAGCGTCAAGGCGAACACCTTCCTGAAAGAGCAGTTCGACCGACTCGCTGATCAGGGTATTCCCGCATACGTTTCCTACGGTAATCACGACCCTGTCGGAAGCGCGACCGACTACGTCGACCTACCGGAGAATGTCTACGAGTTCGACCATGAAGGCCCTCAGGAGTTCCACTATCCCGATGAAGAATCACCAGCGGCCAGGATCTGGGGGCAATCCTATCGCGACCGTCACGAAAGTCGTTCGATGTACCGCCGATTCACACCAGCTGACGAACGAGTTCCAAACATCGGCGTGCTTCACACGGGATTGAACCCCGATGGACGGCAGTACGTCCCGGTTGCCCGTAGTGACCTCGAAAGCAAAGACGAGATCCATTACTGGGCACTCGGCCATATTCACGATCCGCGCATCCACGAGAACGAACAGCCGGTTGCTTATTCAGGTGTCCCGCAGGGCCGGCAAATCACGGAACCCGGACTTGGGGGTGGCTATCTCGTCGAACTAGATGCCGACGGCGACTACGAAATTGAGTTCGTCCCAACGAGTCCGGTTGTCTGGCAGACGGTCGAGGTCGATGTCGGAGACGAAGATATCGCTTCGATTCCCGACATTGAGCGCCGTATCGAGCAGACGCTTGAGGATTTCTCCGTACCTACAGACCTCTTCGACGGGACGAGCGTAACACTTCGCGATCCTGACTGGGGGATCGACGGCTATGTCTGCCGATGGGAACTGACCGGAAACGGACCAGTTCACGAGACGTTGTCGAATGATGAGGACGCGCTTCACGAACTCACTCGCCGGCTTCGAGACGGCCTCACCTCACGGAAGCCATTCGTCTGGACAGAGGCAGTCCGGAACTCGACAGGACCGCCGATCCCATCTATCGACGAGCTCCGCGGCGATGATCGGGTGATCGACGAGTATCTGGCTCTCGTCGACGAGCTCAATGGGGAGGAGGCGCGCGAGCACTTCCGCGATCAAGTTGGTATGGCCTGGGAATCTGTTGATGACCACGAGGATGGTCGCCCGGACGAACTCCCGCTTACCGATGACCGGCTTGACGAACTCATCGAACGCGCACAGGAGCGCGTCCTCGAAGAACTGGCACTGCGGAGGGCAACGTAA